A genome region from Sphingomonas sp. BGYR3 includes the following:
- a CDS encoding [protein-PII] uridylyltransferase — MPERFAAVRNRREIIDRRALAEGLAAIPQGDAGPMRQAATAALKAALTAGWAEIRRRFEESPGNGMIAAASGAFLTDQILRLLWDFTTERLYPLANPTASERMTLIAVGGYGRGEMAPFSDVDIGFLTPYKQSAWHEQVIETMLYGLWDLGLKVGQSSRSIDEMVRQAKSDITIRTALLEARYVWGDTGVYEEAARRFKTDVQADGARSFVVEKLAERDERHRKMGDSRYVVEPNVKEGKGGLRDLHTLFWIGKYVHNVGDAAALVDAGLLTKTEYRQFKRAENFLWSVRFHLHLLAGRAEERLTFDVQPEIAARMHYADRPGKSRVERFMQFYFLQAKRVGDLTGLFLAHLDEQFASRTARFGLPRIRRSPRKLNGFVLDRGRLALPADDWFAADPVRLIEMFWLADKHGLEVHPLAMRAAARDAKMIDDKRTDARANALFMDVLASPRDPALVLRWMNEAGVFGRFMPDFGRVVAQMQYDMYHHYTVDEHTIRAIGLLSRIERGELTEDHPLAFGIFPQIVSRRALYVAVLLHDIAKGRGGDHSILGAEVAERLCPRLGLTKAETETVAWLVRYHLLMSATAFKRDLSDFKTILDFAEVVQSPQRLMMLLVLTVVDIRAVGPGIWNGWKRQLLTNLYDSAEEVLRLGHKQKGRGERISAKQDAVAKALRWSQAKRDKMVRVLPEAYWVAEPVDVLIRNLKLMEEAGDAPLSIATEPDAERAATLVTVYAADHPGLFYRIAGAIHAAGGNIIDARIHTTRSGMALDNFLVQSPLGGPFDDAGQLQRLKTAIADALANRAKLREKLDRKTAMRPRTEAFTIAPNVLIDNRASNRFTVIEVNARDRPALLHHLANALFQSKVTIHSAHVATYGERAVDTFYVTDLMGDKIGSGTRLRAIERRLLEAAGGEVLAEAA; from the coding sequence ATGCCAGAACGCTTTGCCGCCGTCCGCAATCGCCGTGAGATCATCGACCGCCGGGCGCTTGCCGAGGGGCTGGCGGCGATCCCGCAGGGCGATGCCGGGCCGATGCGGCAGGCGGCGACGGCGGCGCTGAAGGCGGCGCTGACCGCGGGCTGGGCGGAAATCCGGCGGCGGTTCGAGGAGAGCCCCGGCAATGGCATGATCGCCGCGGCATCCGGCGCGTTCCTGACCGACCAGATCCTGCGCCTGCTGTGGGATTTCACCACCGAGCGGCTGTATCCGCTGGCCAATCCGACCGCGTCGGAGCGCATGACGTTGATCGCCGTCGGCGGCTATGGCCGGGGCGAGATGGCGCCGTTTTCGGACGTCGATATCGGCTTCCTCACCCCCTATAAACAGTCCGCCTGGCACGAGCAGGTGATCGAGACCATGCTTTATGGCCTGTGGGACCTGGGGCTGAAGGTCGGCCAGTCCAGCCGGTCGATCGACGAGATGGTGCGGCAGGCGAAGAGCGACATCACCATCCGCACCGCCCTGCTGGAGGCGCGATATGTCTGGGGCGACACCGGCGTCTATGAAGAGGCTGCCCGGCGGTTCAAGACCGATGTGCAGGCGGACGGCGCGCGCAGTTTCGTCGTGGAAAAGCTGGCCGAGCGGGACGAGCGGCACCGCAAGATGGGCGACAGCCGATATGTGGTCGAACCGAACGTCAAGGAAGGCAAGGGCGGCCTGCGCGACCTGCACACGCTGTTCTGGATCGGCAAATATGTGCACAATGTCGGCGATGCCGCCGCGCTGGTCGATGCGGGCCTGTTGACCAAGACCGAATATCGCCAGTTCAAGCGCGCGGAAAATTTCCTGTGGTCGGTCAGGTTCCACCTGCACCTGCTGGCCGGACGGGCCGAAGAGCGGCTGACGTTCGATGTGCAGCCGGAAATCGCGGCGCGGATGCACTATGCCGACCGGCCGGGAAAGAGCCGGGTCGAACGGTTCATGCAGTTCTATTTCCTGCAGGCCAAGCGGGTCGGCGACCTGACCGGCCTGTTCCTGGCGCATCTGGACGAGCAGTTCGCCAGCCGGACGGCGCGGTTCGGCCTGCCGCGCATCCGCCGGTCGCCGCGCAAGCTGAACGGGTTCGTGCTGGATCGCGGGCGGCTGGCGCTGCCTGCCGACGACTGGTTCGCGGCCGATCCGGTGCGGCTGATCGAGATGTTCTGGCTGGCCGACAAGCACGGGCTGGAGGTGCATCCGCTGGCGATGCGGGCGGCGGCGCGCGATGCCAAGATGATCGACGACAAGCGCACCGATGCACGGGCCAATGCGCTGTTCATGGATGTGCTGGCGTCGCCGCGCGATCCGGCGCTGGTGCTGCGATGGATGAACGAGGCGGGCGTGTTCGGCCGGTTCATGCCCGATTTCGGCCGGGTCGTGGCGCAGATGCAGTATGACATGTACCACCATTATACGGTGGACGAGCATACCATCCGGGCCATCGGCCTGCTGAGCCGGATCGAGCGGGGCGAACTGACCGAGGATCATCCGCTGGCGTTCGGGATTTTCCCGCAGATCGTGTCGCGCCGCGCGCTGTATGTCGCGGTGCTGCTGCACGACATTGCCAAGGGGCGGGGCGGGGATCATTCGATCCTGGGCGCAGAGGTGGCGGAACGGCTGTGCCCGCGCCTGGGCCTGACCAAGGCGGAGACGGAGACGGTCGCCTGGCTGGTGCGGTATCACCTGCTGATGTCGGCCACCGCGTTCAAGCGCGACCTGTCGGATTTCAAGACGATCCTGGATTTTGCCGAGGTGGTGCAAAGCCCGCAGCGGCTGATGATGCTGCTGGTGTTGACCGTCGTCGATATCCGCGCAGTGGGGCCGGGCATCTGGAACGGGTGGAAGCGCCAGTTGCTGACCAACCTGTATGACAGCGCCGAGGAAGTCCTTCGCCTGGGCCACAAGCAGAAGGGGCGGGGCGAGCGGATTTCAGCGAAGCAGGACGCCGTTGCCAAGGCGCTGCGGTGGAGTCAGGCCAAGCGCGACAAGATGGTCCGCGTGCTGCCCGAAGCCTATTGGGTGGCAGAGCCGGTGGATGTGCTGATCCGCAACCTGAAACTGATGGAGGAGGCGGGCGATGCGCCGCTGTCCATCGCGACCGAGCCGGATGCGGAGCGTGCCGCGACGCTGGTGACCGTTTATGCCGCCGACCATCCCGGCCTGTTCTATCGCATCGCGGGCGCGATCCATGCGGCCGGGGGCAACATCATCGATGCGCGCATCCATACCACGCGGTCGGGCATGGCGCTGGACAATTTCCTGGTTCAGTCGCCGCTGGGTGGGCCGTTCGACGATGCGGGGCAGTTGCAGCGGTTGAAGACCGCGATTGCCGATGCGCTGGCCAACCGGGCGAAGCTGCGCGAAAAGCTGGACCGCAAGACGGCGATGCGCCCGCGGACCGAGGCGTTCACGATCGCGCCCAACGTCCTGATCGACAATCGCGCATCCAACCGGTTCACGGTGATCGAGGTGAATGCCCGCGACCGGCCCGCGCTGCTCCACCACCTGGCCAACGCGCTGTTCCAGTCAAAGGTGACGATCCATTCGGCCCATGTCGCCACCTATGGCGAGCGCGCGGTGGATACCTTTTATGTCACCGACCTGATGGGCGACAAGATCGGCAGCGGCACCCGGCTGCGCGCGATCGAGCGGCGGCTGCTGGAGGCGGCGGGGGGCGAGGTGCTGGCCGAGGCAGCCTGA
- the grpE gene encoding nucleotide exchange factor GrpE, producing the protein MKTKQNRDMMTEETENAGQQPGGETVSEELREATAEAAPEVAMQDRLAALEAELVEARQQVLYARADTENVRRRAEKEAQDARAYAATGFARDILSVADNLSRALAAIPDELRADEKMKGLVIGLEATGRELETVFSRHGITRIEAVGQPLDPNRHQAMMEMPSDAEPGTVVQEIQAGYMIKDRLLRPALVGVAKKAE; encoded by the coding sequence ATAAAGACGAAGCAGAACAGGGACATGATGACCGAGGAAACCGAGAACGCCGGGCAGCAGCCGGGCGGCGAAACCGTCAGCGAGGAATTGCGCGAGGCAACCGCCGAAGCAGCGCCGGAAGTGGCGATGCAGGACCGGCTGGCCGCGCTTGAAGCCGAACTGGTCGAGGCACGGCAGCAGGTGCTGTATGCCCGCGCCGATACCGAGAATGTGCGCCGCCGGGCGGAAAAGGAAGCGCAGGACGCCCGCGCCTATGCCGCGACCGGATTTGCCCGCGACATCCTGTCGGTGGCCGACAACCTGTCGCGCGCGCTGGCCGCGATCCCCGACGAGCTGCGCGCGGACGAGAAGATGAAGGGCCTGGTCATCGGGCTGGAGGCGACGGGCCGCGAGCTGGAAACGGTGTTCAGCCGCCACGGCATCACGCGGATCGAGGCGGTGGGCCAGCCGCTCGACCCCAACCGGCACCAGGCGATGATGGAAATGCCGTCGGACGCCGAACCGGGCACGGTGGTGCAGGAAATCCAGGCCGGATACATGATCAAGGACCGGCTGCTGCGCCCCGCGCTGGTGGGCGTGGCGAAGAAGGCGGAGTGA
- a CDS encoding YraN family protein, whose translation MRDRRAAEAMGRAGEDSAARWLEQQGWHILDRRVRTRAGEVDLIAARPGLIAFVEVKLRATPADLDFAIDEHRLARVAAAAEALAHRYATDGQDIRIDVLLIAPGHPPRHIENAWIG comes from the coding sequence ATGCGTGACCGCCGCGCGGCAGAGGCGATGGGCCGGGCGGGTGAGGACAGCGCCGCCCGATGGCTGGAACAGCAGGGATGGCACATCCTGGACCGCCGCGTGCGGACGCGCGCGGGCGAGGTCGACCTGATCGCCGCCCGTCCCGGCCTGATCGCCTTTGTCGAGGTAAAGCTGCGCGCAACCCCTGCCGACCTGGATTTCGCCATCGACGAACATCGCCTGGCCCGGGTCGCCGCCGCTGCCGAGGCGCTGGCGCATCGATACGCCACCGATGGACAGGATATCCGCATCGACGTCCTGCTCATCGCGCCCGGTCATCCGCCCCGGCATATCGAGAATGCGTGGATCGGGTGA
- a CDS encoding endonuclease domain-containing protein, protein MTPPELALWSALRGNRTGVRFRRQHPAGSYILDFYCAPAKLAVEVDGEAHERGNRPGRDAARDAWLSAHGVVTLRFSARDVASDLDAVVRQIMSVTHERIDAGTAPSASAAHCHLPLTGEKAEA, encoded by the coding sequence ATGACGCCTCCAGAACTCGCCCTATGGAGCGCCCTTCGCGGCAACAGGACGGGCGTCCGATTTCGGCGCCAGCATCCTGCCGGCAGCTACATTCTGGACTTTTACTGCGCTCCGGCAAAATTGGCGGTTGAGGTGGATGGTGAGGCGCATGAACGGGGAAACCGGCCGGGACGGGACGCGGCGCGCGACGCCTGGCTGTCGGCGCATGGGGTTGTGACGCTACGGTTCAGCGCCCGTGACGTGGCGAGCGACCTGGATGCCGTGGTCCGGCAAATCATGTCCGTCACCCATGAACGGATCGATGCGGGCACCGCCCCCTCCGCCAGTGCTGCGCACTGCCACCTCCCCCTGACGGGAGAGAAGGCGGAAGCATGA
- the rsmI gene encoding 16S rRNA (cytidine(1402)-2'-O)-methyltransferase, protein MHAELSPGLYIVATPIGNLGDLSPRAADILSRADVIAVEDSRVTAGLLRHIGIKRPMTPYHDHNADQVRPGLIERMARQVVALVSDAGTPLISDPGFKLVRDARAAGHLVVTIPGPCAAIAALTLAGLPTDRFFFLGFLPAKSGARAEAIREVAGIRATLILYESGPRLAACLTALAEGLGDREAAVAREISKKFEECVTGTLVQLAERYADAPPKGEIVVIVGPPADAPPPAIEDADAALAEAMTRLPASKAAGEVAKRFGLDRRELYARAMALKGESDA, encoded by the coding sequence ATGCACGCCGAACTCTCGCCCGGTCTCTATATCGTCGCCACGCCCATCGGCAATCTCGGCGATCTCTCGCCGCGCGCCGCCGACATCCTCTCCCGCGCCGATGTCATCGCGGTGGAGGACAGCCGGGTCACAGCAGGCCTCCTGCGCCATATCGGCATCAAGCGGCCAATGACACCCTATCATGACCATAATGCCGATCAGGTCCGCCCTGGCCTGATCGAACGGATGGCACGACAAGTGGTTGCGCTGGTCAGCGATGCGGGCACGCCGCTGATTTCCGATCCGGGGTTCAAACTGGTGCGCGATGCGCGGGCGGCCGGGCATCTGGTCGTCACCATTCCCGGTCCTTGCGCCGCGATTGCCGCACTGACGCTGGCCGGGCTGCCCACCGACCGGTTCTTCTTCCTGGGCTTTCTGCCCGCCAAATCGGGGGCGCGGGCAGAGGCGATCCGCGAGGTCGCTGGCATCCGCGCCACGCTGATCCTTTATGAATCCGGCCCCCGCCTTGCCGCCTGCCTGACCGCGCTGGCCGAGGGGCTGGGGGATCGCGAAGCGGCGGTGGCGCGCGAAATCAGCAAGAAGTTCGAGGAATGCGTCACCGGCACGCTGGTTCAGCTTGCCGAACGCTATGCCGATGCCCCGCCAAAGGGCGAAATCGTGGTGATCGTCGGCCCGCCTGCCGATGCGCCGCCCCCCGCCATCGAGGATGCCGACGCCGCGCTGGCAGAGGCGATGACCCGCCTGCCCGCATCAAAGGCCGCGGGCGAGGTGGCGAAACGCTTCGGCCTCGACCGGCGCGAACTCTATGCACGCGCCATGGCGCTGAAAGGCGAATCGGATGCGTGA
- the hemW gene encoding radical SAM family heme chaperone HemW, whose amino-acid sequence MTTSAPLALYVHWPFCVSKCPYCDFNSHVRETVDQDAWAAALLADLAHEAALLPGRRLGSIFFGGGTPSLMPPATVAAIIDTATAAWSPVDRLEVTLEANPSSVEAARFADLAAAGVNRVSLGLQALEDAALAFLGRAHGVDEGLAALATAQASFGRVSFDLIYARPGQSLAGWEAELTRALAYGTEHLSLYQLTIEPGTRFATLAAKGDLVIPDGDAAADLWDATQALTTAAGLPLYEVSNHARPGAESRHNLSYWRYTDYAGIGPGAHGRRGGIATFRHKKPENWIAAVERNGHGLREETALTADERATEAMVMGLRLAEGLDLGHLTNVGNAPADTRIDMSAADRLAGHGLVWRTPDRIGLTPAGMPLLDAVLRDLAR is encoded by the coding sequence ATGACGACATCCGCCCCACTCGCCCTCTATGTCCACTGGCCGTTCTGCGTCAGCAAATGCCCCTATTGCGACTTTAACAGCCATGTCCGCGAGACGGTGGATCAGGACGCATGGGCCGCCGCGCTGCTCGCTGACCTCGCCCACGAAGCCGCCCTATTGCCCGGGCGGCGGCTGGGATCGATCTTTTTCGGCGGCGGCACGCCGTCGCTGATGCCGCCCGCGACCGTCGCGGCGATCATCGACACGGCGACCGCCGCCTGGTCGCCGGTCGACCGCCTGGAGGTGACGCTGGAGGCAAATCCGTCCTCGGTAGAGGCGGCGCGCTTTGCCGATCTTGCCGCCGCGGGCGTCAACCGCGTCTCGCTGGGGCTGCAGGCGCTGGAGGATGCCGCGCTTGCCTTTCTGGGCCGTGCGCACGGCGTTGACGAGGGGCTGGCCGCGCTCGCCACGGCGCAGGCGTCCTTCGGCCGCGTCAGCTTCGACCTGATCTATGCCCGCCCCGGTCAGTCGCTTGCGGGGTGGGAGGCGGAACTGACCCGTGCCCTCGCCTATGGCACCGAGCATCTGTCGCTGTATCAACTGACCATCGAACCCGGCACGCGCTTCGCCACGCTGGCGGCAAAGGGCGATCTGGTGATCCCCGATGGCGATGCCGCCGCCGATCTGTGGGACGCGACACAGGCGCTGACCACCGCCGCCGGGCTGCCGCTGTACGAGGTGTCGAACCATGCCCGGCCGGGCGCGGAAAGCCGCCATAACCTCAGCTACTGGCGCTATACCGACTATGCCGGCATCGGCCCCGGCGCGCATGGGCGGCGGGGCGGCATCGCCACGTTCCGCCATAAAAAGCCGGAAAACTGGATCGCGGCGGTCGAACGCAACGGCCATGGGTTGCGAGAGGAAACCGCGCTCACGGCCGATGAACGCGCGACAGAGGCGATGGTGATGGGCCTGCGCCTGGCCGAGGGGCTGGACCTTGGTCACCTGACGAACGTCGGCAATGCCCCTGCGGACACGCGGATCGACATGAGCGCGGCCGACAGGCTGGCCGGGCACGGCCTTGTCTGGCGGACGCCCGACCGGATCGGCCTGACTCCCGCCGGGATGCCGCTGCTCGATGCCGTGCTGCGCGACCTGGCGCGTTAG
- a CDS encoding ATP-dependent Clp protease proteolytic subunit, producing MNDTFDPMNALVPIVIEQSSRGERSFDIFSRLLRERIVFVNGPVEDGMASLIVAQLLFLESENPKKDIWLYINSPGGVVTAGMAIHDTMHYIRPRVGTVCIGQAASMGSFLLASGEPGMRVALTNARIMVHQPSGGAQGMASDIEIQAKEILRIRRRMNDLYAKYTGKPLEEIERAMDRDTFLEAEEAKAFGLVDQVYDKRPQPAEEGATGGA from the coding sequence ATGAACGACACCTTCGACCCCATGAATGCCCTGGTTCCCATCGTTATCGAACAGTCGAGCCGCGGCGAGCGCAGCTTCGACATCTTTTCCCGCCTGTTGCGGGAACGGATCGTGTTCGTGAACGGGCCGGTCGAAGACGGCATGGCTTCGCTGATTGTGGCGCAGCTGCTGTTTCTCGAGTCGGAAAATCCGAAAAAGGACATCTGGCTGTACATAAACTCGCCGGGCGGCGTGGTGACGGCCGGCATGGCGATCCACGACACCATGCATTACATCCGCCCGCGCGTCGGCACGGTGTGCATCGGGCAGGCGGCATCGATGGGCAGTTTCCTGCTGGCCAGCGGCGAGCCGGGGATGCGCGTTGCGCTGACCAACGCCCGGATCATGGTACACCAGCCGTCGGGCGGCGCGCAGGGCATGGCTTCGGACATCGAAATCCAGGCCAAGGAAATCCTGCGGATCCGCCGCCGGATGAACGATCTGTACGCAAAATATACCGGCAAGCCGCTGGAAGAGATCGAGCGTGCGATGGACCGCGACACGTTTCTGGAAGCCGAAGAGGCCAAGGCGTTCGGCCTGGTCGATCAGGTGTACGACAAGCGGCCCCAGCCGGCCGAGGAGGGTGCGACGGGGGGTGCCTAA
- a CDS encoding penicillin-binding protein activator has product MTTWFRLAAIGLGLALAGCQVVPKQGPQQPGPVTRPRPVPPPPVTGGIPEDRERHRVALLVPLTGANAGVGQSLSNATTLALLDTNTKAVRITTYDTATGAAAAAQRAIADGNRLILGPLLAEDVRAVTPIARRAGVPVLSFSNDVSVAGNGAYVMGYSPDQSIERVVGFARQSGITSFAGLMPRGVYGERASTSFLRAVEGAGGRVVAMQSYDRSQASINAAVGRLNGASPFQAVLVADSSGTAALSIPAIRRGKNAGARLLGTELWNTDTGVAGNPALNGAWYASVSNGLYRTYATKYRTRFGAAPYRLSSLGYDAVLLTIRIAREWKVGTPFPEARLVSQDGFAGLDGAFRFGRNGVAERALEVQEIRGGTTTVVSAAPRSFAD; this is encoded by the coding sequence ATGACGACGTGGTTCAGGCTGGCGGCAATCGGCCTTGGCCTGGCGCTGGCCGGATGTCAGGTCGTGCCGAAACAGGGGCCGCAACAGCCCGGCCCGGTCACCCGGCCACGCCCCGTGCCACCGCCGCCCGTCACCGGCGGCATCCCGGAGGACCGCGAGCGGCACCGGGTCGCGCTGCTGGTGCCGTTAACCGGTGCCAATGCCGGCGTTGGGCAGAGCCTGTCCAACGCGACCACGCTGGCCCTGCTGGACACCAATACCAAGGCGGTGCGCATCACCACCTATGACACCGCAACCGGCGCGGCGGCGGCGGCGCAGCGGGCGATTGCGGACGGCAACCGCCTGATCCTGGGCCCCTTGCTGGCCGAGGATGTGCGCGCGGTGACGCCGATTGCGCGCCGGGCGGGCGTTCCCGTGCTCAGCTTTTCCAACGACGTGTCGGTGGCGGGCAACGGCGCCTATGTCATGGGTTATTCCCCCGACCAGTCGATCGAGCGGGTGGTCGGTTTTGCCCGGCAGAGCGGCATCACCAGTTTCGCGGGCCTGATGCCGCGCGGCGTGTATGGGGAGCGGGCATCGACCAGTTTCCTGCGCGCGGTCGAAGGGGCGGGCGGGCGCGTGGTCGCCATGCAGAGCTATGACCGCAGCCAGGCATCGATCAACGCGGCGGTCGGCCGGCTGAATGGCGCATCGCCGTTCCAGGCCGTGCTGGTCGCCGACAGTTCGGGGACGGCGGCGCTGTCCATCCCGGCGATCCGGCGCGGCAAGAATGCCGGTGCGCGGCTGCTGGGCACCGAATTGTGGAATACCGATACCGGCGTGGCGGGCAATCCCGCGCTGAACGGCGCATGGTATGCCAGCGTGTCCAACGGCCTGTATCGCACCTATGCTACCAAATATCGCACCCGGTTCGGTGCCGCGCCCTATCGTCTGTCCAGCCTGGGCTATGATGCGGTGCTGCTGACCATCCGGATCGCCCGCGAGTGGAAGGTGGGAACGCCGTTCCCCGAGGCGCGGCTGGTGTCGCAGGACGGCTTTGCCGGTCTGGACGGGGCGTTCCGGTTCGGGCGCAACGGCGTGGCGGAGCGGGCGCTGGAGGTTCAGGAAATCCGTGGCGGCACGACGACCGTGGTGTCGGCGGCGCCGCGCAGCTTCGCCGACTAA
- the rph gene encoding ribonuclease PH, producing MRPSGRAPDEMRAITITPNFTRHAEGSCLIAFGDTQVLVTASIEEKLPPWLRGKGEGWVTAEYGMLPRATHTRGSREAAKGKQSGRTQEIQRLIGRSLRAVTDLKLLGERQITIDCDVIQADGGTRTASISGAWVALRLAVDKLMAEGKLTVDPITAQVAAVSCGIWQGTPVLDLDYPEDSAADADANFVLLGNGNIAEAQATAEGATYDEEGLLRLLRLARIGCTQIFAAQAKAVGR from the coding sequence ATGCGTCCATCCGGCCGTGCGCCCGACGAAATGCGCGCCATCACCATCACGCCCAATTTCACCCGCCATGCGGAAGGTTCCTGCCTGATCGCGTTCGGCGACACGCAGGTGCTGGTCACCGCCAGCATCGAGGAAAAGCTGCCGCCATGGCTGCGCGGCAAGGGCGAAGGCTGGGTGACCGCCGAATATGGGATGCTGCCCCGCGCCACCCATACCCGCGGCAGCCGGGAGGCAGCAAAGGGCAAGCAGTCCGGCCGGACTCAGGAAATCCAGCGTTTGATCGGCCGCAGCCTGCGCGCCGTCACCGACCTGAAACTGCTCGGCGAGCGCCAGATCACGATCGACTGCGACGTGATTCAGGCCGATGGCGGCACCCGCACCGCTTCCATCTCCGGCGCATGGGTCGCGCTGCGCCTCGCCGTCGACAAGCTGATGGCAGAGGGCAAGCTGACCGTCGATCCGATCACTGCCCAGGTCGCGGCGGTCAGCTGCGGCATCTGGCAGGGGACGCCGGTGCTCGACCTTGATTATCCCGAAGACAGCGCGGCCGATGCCGACGCCAATTTCGTGCTGCTGGGCAATGGCAACATTGCAGAGGCGCAGGCCACGGCCGAGGGCGCGACCTATGACGAGGAAGGGCTGCTCCGCCTGCTCCGCCTCGCCCGGATCGGCTGCACGCAGATCTTCGCCGCGCAGGCAAAGGCCGTCGGTCGATGA
- the hrcA gene encoding heat-inducible transcriptional repressor HrcA encodes MMGPPITELTDRARDVFRIVVESYLDTGAPVGSRTISKVSALNLSPASIRNVMQDLEELGLLAAPHTSAGRMPTDMGLRLFVDGMMQAHEPSLEERSAIEREAGQGGPVDAAIAGTTAALSGLSACAGLVLVPKREPVLRQMGFVPLAQDKALAVLVGTDGTVENRVIDLPPGLPPGALEQAANYLSAMLAGQTLSEARARLSAEIARERAELDAAGRALVERGLAVWSEDGDQRPVLIVRGQARLVDSAAAEDLERVRQLLDELEGKQEIARLLDSARQGDAARIFIGSENKLFALSGSSVIAKPVRALDGRVVGVVGVIGPTRLNYARVVPMVDFTAATLARLLA; translated from the coding sequence ATGATGGGGCCGCCGATTACCGAATTGACCGACCGGGCGCGCGATGTGTTCCGCATTGTCGTGGAATCCTATCTGGACACCGGCGCACCGGTGGGATCGCGGACGATTTCCAAGGTGTCCGCGCTGAACCTGTCGCCCGCGTCGATCCGCAACGTGATGCAGGACTTGGAGGAGCTGGGCCTGCTGGCCGCGCCGCATACCAGCGCGGGGCGGATGCCGACCGACATGGGCCTGCGCCTGTTCGTCGACGGCATGATGCAGGCGCATGAACCGTCGCTGGAGGAACGCAGCGCCATCGAGCGCGAGGCGGGGCAGGGCGGGCCGGTGGACGCAGCCATTGCCGGAACCACGGCGGCGCTGTCCGGCCTGTCCGCCTGTGCCGGCCTGGTGCTGGTGCCCAAGCGTGAGCCGGTGCTGCGCCAGATGGGGTTCGTGCCGCTGGCGCAGGACAAGGCGCTGGCCGTGCTGGTCGGCACGGACGGGACGGTGGAAAACCGGGTCATCGACCTGCCCCCCGGCCTGCCGCCCGGCGCGCTGGAACAGGCGGCCAATTACCTGTCCGCCATGCTGGCCGGCCAGACGCTGAGCGAGGCGCGCGCCCGGCTGTCGGCCGAGATCGCGCGGGAACGGGCGGAGCTGGACGCGGCGGGCCGGGCACTGGTCGAACGCGGCCTGGCGGTGTGGAGCGAGGATGGCGATCAGCGCCCGGTGCTAATCGTGCGCGGTCAGGCGCGGCTGGTGGACAGCGCGGCAGCCGAGGACCTGGAACGGGTGCGCCAGTTGCTGGACGAACTGGAGGGCAAGCAGGAAATCGCCCGCCTGCTCGATTCGGCGCGGCAGGGGGATGCGGCGCGCATCTTTATCGGCAGCGAGAACAAGCTGTTCGCCCTGTCCGGTTCGTCGGTGATCGCAAAGCCGGTGCGGGCGCTTGACGGGCGGGTGGTCGGCGTGGTGGGGGTGATCGGCCCCACCCGGTTGAACTATGCCCGCGTGGTACCCATGGTGGATTTCACCGCAGCGACGCTGGCGCGTCTGCTGGCATAA
- the rdgB gene encoding RdgB/HAM1 family non-canonical purine NTP pyrophosphatase — translation MTPDEDAVPPQAIRKLAPGKLVIASHNEGKVREIRELLAPYGIEPVSAKELDLPEPIETGTTFLANAELKAMQAADLSGLPALSDDSGLCVEALLGAPGVFTADWAERHPYEGPKGRDWYMAMGKVEGKLAELGPDANRSAYFACTLALAWPDGHVEWFEGRAHGHLVWPPRGTLGFGYDPVFVPEGDTRTFAEMDPAEKHSISHRADAFRQLVAAVF, via the coding sequence ATGACCCCGGACGAGGACGCCGTGCCGCCCCAGGCGATCCGCAAGCTGGCGCCCGGCAAGCTGGTCATCGCCAGCCATAATGAGGGGAAGGTCCGCGAAATCCGCGAGCTCCTCGCCCCCTATGGCATCGAACCGGTCAGCGCCAAGGAACTGGACCTGCCGGAACCCATCGAAACCGGCACCACCTTCCTCGCCAATGCGGAGCTGAAGGCGATGCAGGCCGCTGACCTCAGCGGCCTGCCCGCCCTGTCCGACGACAGCGGCCTGTGTGTCGAGGCGCTGCTGGGCGCGCCCGGCGTGTTCACCGCCGACTGGGCGGAGCGTCATCCGTATGAGGGGCCGAAGGGCCGCGACTGGTACATGGCGATGGGCAAGGTGGAGGGGAAACTCGCCGAACTTGGCCCCGATGCCAACCGCTCGGCCTATTTCGCCTGCACCCTCGCCCTCGCCTGGCCCGACGGTCATGTCGAATGGTTCGAAGGCCGCGCGCACGGCCACCTGGTCTGGCCGCCGCGCGGCACGCTCGGCTTCGGCTATGACCCCGTATTCGTGCCGGAAGGCGACACCCGCACCTTTGCGGAAATGGACCCGGCGGAAAAACACAGCATCAGCCACCGCGCCGACGCCTTCCGCCAACTGGTCGCTGCGGTGTTCTAG